Proteins from a genomic interval of bacterium:
- a CDS encoding T9SS type A sorting domain-containing protein, whose product MNSRCLIFILFVVCGEAAAGSRFVAMNGNDSRSGSREAPWATLSAAVARVSPGDTIFVRGGMYAESEIWIRANYGMGGRDGRYVTICAYADEIPLFTNSDRGLIIDASYVRIQGLHFGNGKSMYNVNWAGRSHHVEFIGNTLTGTAGYAAIMLTGDNNLVEKNIIRLDGNALGTQGHGIYVQEGKNNILRGNTISGMSGYGIHLYEERRSEDPPGYRRVVQSVVVENNVIFASQERSGIIVAAGADGGPADIRDILLRGNIIYDNAVAGIVVQGWSPVTRVRIYHNTLSGNREGDLLVGGTVDSVEVSNNIFSHAGRRPHISVERSVTHFTARRNLYYPSPKTLENASDAEALEAAPGFVDADHGDFSLRRGSAAIDAGIDLGWPFSGSAPDLGAIESDLRTSAGSAPEEDAQAEGLYFENGTPNPCNGEMQLQYRLAADSAVKMEIYDVTGRRVTTLVDAHQSKGLHSHRWNGSDDRGRRVPSGLYFCLLRTDSEQIVQKLIRAY is encoded by the coding sequence ATGAACAGCCGTTGTTTGATTTTTATCCTCTTTGTGGTTTGCGGTGAAGCTGCTGCAGGCTCTCGTTTTGTCGCGATGAACGGCAATGATAGCCGATCCGGAAGCCGGGAGGCGCCCTGGGCGACCCTTTCCGCTGCGGTCGCTCGGGTCAGCCCGGGAGACACGATCTTTGTCCGCGGCGGGATGTATGCGGAAAGTGAGATCTGGATCCGTGCCAATTATGGCATGGGCGGCCGTGACGGCCGTTACGTGACCATCTGCGCATACGCTGATGAGATCCCCCTCTTCACCAACAGCGATCGGGGGCTCATCATCGATGCCTCCTATGTGCGCATTCAGGGGCTCCATTTCGGCAATGGCAAATCCATGTATAATGTCAATTGGGCCGGCCGCTCCCATCACGTAGAATTCATCGGCAACACGCTGACCGGCACAGCCGGCTATGCCGCGATCATGCTGACCGGGGACAACAACCTGGTGGAAAAAAACATCATCCGCTTGGACGGAAATGCGCTGGGCACCCAGGGGCACGGCATCTATGTGCAGGAAGGCAAGAACAACATTCTGCGCGGCAATACGATCTCCGGGATGAGCGGGTACGGCATTCACCTGTATGAAGAGCGGCGCTCGGAAGATCCGCCCGGATACCGCCGGGTGGTCCAAAGCGTGGTGGTGGAAAACAATGTCATCTTTGCCTCGCAGGAGCGGTCCGGCATCATTGTCGCTGCCGGCGCAGACGGCGGACCGGCTGATATCCGTGACATTCTCCTGCGCGGCAACATTATTTATGACAATGCCGTCGCCGGCATCGTAGTGCAGGGATGGAGCCCGGTCACCCGGGTGCGCATTTATCACAATACATTGTCCGGCAACCGGGAAGGCGATCTGCTCGTCGGAGGTACGGTGGACAGCGTCGAGGTGAGCAATAACATTTTTTCTCATGCCGGTCGGCGTCCGCACATCAGCGTTGAACGGAGCGTGACTCATTTCACCGCCAGACGGAATCTCTATTACCCCAGTCCCAAAACCCTGGAGAACGCGTCGGATGCAGAGGCATTGGAGGCCGCGCCTGGATTTGTCGATGCCGACCATGGCGATTTCTCCCTGCGTCGCGGCAGTGCGGCCATCGATGCCGGTATCGATCTTGGTTGGCCTTTTTCCGGCAGCGCGCCTGATCTCGGCGCCATCGAGTCGGACCTGCGCACTTCAGCCGGATCAGCTCCCGAGGAGGATGCGCAGGCCGAAGGATTATACTTTGAGAACGGTACGCCGAATCCCTGCAACGGTGAGATGCAGCTGCAGTACCGCTTGGCGGCTGATTCAGCCGTCAAAATGGAAATCTATGATGTGACCGGTCGTCGCGTGACTACGCTGGTGGATGCCCATCAATCCAAGGGCTTGCATTCCCATCGATGGAACGGCAGCGATGACCGTGGACGGCGAGTGCCTTCCGGCCTGTATTTTTGTCTTTTACGCACCGACTCGGAACAGATCGTGCAAAAGTTGATTCGCGCCTATTGA